The following proteins are co-located in the Diaphorobacter sp. HDW4B genome:
- a CDS encoding DUF4177 domain-containing protein, whose product MEYEYKVIDVADGAISSLLLGEGRIETEVLEAYINAMASEGWRLVFMEKVMQRHLVVADRETLMVTFERRVPESERAARAARCIDDVIHAEDVAKRRGRGAAIGAAGVVVGSAVAGSVLNNLLSEE is encoded by the coding sequence ATGGAGTACGAATACAAGGTCATCGACGTGGCCGATGGGGCGATCAGCTCGCTCCTGCTTGGAGAGGGCCGGATCGAAACCGAAGTGCTGGAAGCCTACATCAATGCCATGGCGTCGGAGGGCTGGCGCTTGGTGTTCATGGAGAAGGTCATGCAGCGGCACCTTGTCGTTGCAGACAGGGAAACCTTGATGGTCACTTTTGAGAGGCGGGTGCCGGAATCCGAGCGTGCAGCAAGAGCAGCCAGATGCATTGACGACGTGATCCATGCGGAGGACGTTGCCAAGCGCAGGGGCCGTGGAGCTGCTATCGGGGCAGCGGGCGTGGTCGTTGGCTCTGCTGTTGCGGGGTCAGTGCTGAACAACCTACTGAGCGAGGAATAA
- a CDS encoding helix-turn-helix domain-containing protein has protein sequence MVKKKATSKPLAELLGVRIAELRKSRQWTQAQLAERIEVEPETISRFERGATVPSLHTLEKLAQVLRASIGELLVESSTAPDDQATRISAWLSDLTPNDRALVTDVVKRLCDRLR, from the coding sequence ATGGTCAAGAAGAAGGCGACAAGCAAGCCGTTAGCAGAATTGTTGGGAGTACGAATCGCAGAATTGCGAAAGTCCCGGCAATGGACTCAGGCGCAACTGGCCGAGCGCATTGAGGTTGAGCCAGAAACAATTAGCCGCTTTGAACGAGGAGCGACGGTACCGTCACTGCACACGCTCGAAAAGCTTGCTCAAGTGCTGCGGGCCAGCATTGGGGAGTTACTGGTGGAAAGCTCCACAGCTCCTGATGATCAAGCGACGCGCATCAGCGCATGGCTTTCCGATTTGACGCCCAATGATCGAGCACTTGTCACGGATGTTGTGAAGCGGCTGTGTGATCGATTGCGCTGA
- a CDS encoding DUF3631 domain-containing protein gives MKPVANAVGKMFDDGGLEPCSQPVDKNALMGDLIKLIKKYVVISDQAALAVSLWIILSWSYKEFTRCPLLLINAPERECGKTQLLKVVEKLVCRPFETANITLAALFRMISNHGPTLLIDEADTFVAGKDELIGVVNKGYEFGGYVVRVENINDEMLECAFFVYGPKALAGIALERHLPDATMSRGIQVPMRRKTKDDHIERLRTIDPEAIKNLQSRILRFVMDHKEVLSKGWDKLPEQLGDRQQDNWEPLLAIAHCMGLDWYDKTVEAALAICVETSPPKSAANQLLEDIREVLSDYKKGPYIPTATLLAKLLEHPDMDWDKYNRGSSMSSRQLARNLSGYGVKPKTVRMSAKETPKGYEVRDFQDAFDRYLPETVFDPDAPEHAGPGFQPVGMSTATYSIPAL, from the coding sequence ATGAAACCAGTAGCCAATGCCGTTGGAAAAATGTTCGACGATGGCGGTCTAGAACCCTGCTCGCAACCTGTCGATAAAAATGCATTGATGGGAGATTTGATCAAGTTGATCAAGAAATATGTCGTGATCTCAGACCAAGCTGCTCTGGCAGTGTCGTTGTGGATCATTCTCAGTTGGAGCTATAAGGAATTCACACGCTGCCCGCTTCTCCTGATCAACGCACCGGAACGAGAGTGCGGCAAAACTCAGTTGTTGAAGGTTGTAGAGAAGTTGGTGTGTCGTCCCTTTGAAACAGCCAATATCACGTTGGCAGCTCTTTTCAGAATGATCTCAAACCATGGCCCGACCTTGCTGATCGATGAAGCCGATACGTTTGTGGCTGGCAAAGATGAGCTGATCGGCGTCGTGAACAAAGGCTATGAATTTGGCGGGTATGTCGTGCGCGTGGAGAACATCAATGATGAGATGCTCGAGTGCGCGTTCTTTGTCTATGGCCCTAAAGCCTTGGCAGGGATTGCTCTTGAGCGGCATCTGCCCGACGCGACCATGAGCCGGGGCATCCAGGTGCCCATGAGGCGTAAGACGAAGGATGACCACATCGAGCGGCTGCGAACCATTGATCCAGAGGCCATCAAGAATCTTCAATCACGCATCCTGCGGTTCGTTATGGATCACAAAGAAGTCTTGAGCAAGGGCTGGGACAAGCTGCCTGAGCAGCTCGGTGACCGCCAGCAGGACAACTGGGAGCCATTGCTCGCAATCGCCCATTGCATGGGGCTTGATTGGTACGACAAGACGGTCGAGGCGGCGCTTGCTATCTGCGTCGAAACGAGTCCTCCGAAGTCTGCCGCCAACCAATTGCTGGAGGATATTCGTGAGGTGTTGAGCGACTATAAGAAGGGCCCGTACATTCCAACGGCAACGTTGTTGGCAAAGCTGCTTGAACACCCCGATATGGATTGGGACAAGTACAACCGTGGGAGCTCCATGTCATCGCGGCAATTGGCCCGCAACTTGAGCGGCTATGGGGTCAAGCCCAAGACCGTGCGCATGAGTGCAAAGGAAACCCCCAAGGGCTATGAGGTGCGTGATTTCCAGGATGCCTTTGATCGCTATCT